Proteins from a single region of Mytilus trossulus isolate FHL-02 chromosome 2, PNRI_Mtr1.1.1.hap1, whole genome shotgun sequence:
- the LOC134706334 gene encoding uncharacterized protein LOC134706334: MKLAFALLMLLPVVFSTPQKRLIFDTLFQTDELKTLVDGIVGTVGTDATEQACETECHTLIKQDHLLQFGCPLICKSFQTLVNRFGHSTSAPLPTSI, encoded by the exons ATGAAACTTGCTTTTGCTTTATTGATGTTGTTACCAGTAGTGTTTTCTACACCACAGAAAAGACTTATTTTCG ATACGTTATTCCAAACTGATGAACTGAAAACATTAGTAGACGGGATTGTAGGTACAGTAGGTACTGATGCAACTGAACAGGCATGTGAAACTGAATGCCATACACTCATCAAACAAGATCATCTCCTACAATTTGGATGTCCATTGATTTGTAAAAG ttTCCAGACTCTGGTTAACCGCTTTGGACATTCCACATCAGCTCCTCTGCCAACGTCCATCTAA